Proteins found in one Magnolia sinica isolate HGM2019 chromosome 5, MsV1, whole genome shotgun sequence genomic segment:
- the LOC131245032 gene encoding respiratory burst oxidase homolog protein A-like — MRGFPRHERRWASDTVAGKGISSDSSPRSSGATAAEDELVEVTLDFHDDDTIILRSVEPATVSDFDHHDVIGGSETSTPASTSRSPTIRRSSSHRLRQFSQELKAEAVARAKHFSQELKAELRRFSWSHGHASRTLSSSSASTPQPDARLAARALRRQRAQLDRTRSGAQRALRGLRFISRTTANGPDVDSWKEIQCNFNKLAKDGFLHRADFAQCIGMKDSKEFALELFDALSRRRRLKVEKISKDELQEFWLQITDQSFDSRLQIFFDMVDKNEDGRITEAEVKEIIMLSASANKLSRLKEQAEEYAALIMEELDPEGLGYIELWQLETLLLQKDTYLNYSQALSYTSQALSQNLQGLSKRSRIGKVSSKVGYYLEENWQRLWVLSLWIAIMVGLFLWKFFQYKNKAAFHVMGYCLLTAKGAAETLKFNMALVLLPVCRNTITWLRSTSLSFFVPFDDNINFHKTIAAAIVVGVILHAGNHLACDFPRLLSSPPSDYRLVQNDFGRDKPTYLALIRGPEGVTGILMVICMAIAFTLATHWFRRSLVRLPRPFNRLTGFNAFWYSHHLFVIVYILLIIHGVFLYLVHRWYLKTTWMYLAVPVLLYAGERTLRAFRSGYFSVRLLKAAIYPGNVLTLQMSKPAAFRYKSGQYMFVQCPAVSPFEWHPFSITSAPGDDYLSIHIRQLGDWTQELKRVFSEVCEPPVGGKSGLLRADETTKKSLPKLLIDGPYGAPAQDYRKYDVLLLVGLGIGATPFISILKDLLNNIIKMEEQADSNSDFSRATDSCAGTSDSTSVNKMSPKRKKPLKTTNAYFYWVTREQGSFDWFKGVMNEVADLDHRGVIEMHNYLTSVYEEGDARSALIAMVQALNHAKNGVDIVSGTRVRTHFARPNWKKVFSRTCSKHPNAKIGVFYCGAPVLAKELSKLCHEYNQNGSTKFEFHKEHF, encoded by the exons ATGAGGGGTTTTCCCAGGCACGAACGCCGGTGGGCGTCTGACACCGTTGCCGGAAAAGGAATTTCGTCAGATTCATCTCCTAGAAGCAGCGGTGCAACTGCCGCAGAAGATGAGCTCGTGGAGGTGACGCTTGATTTCCATGACGACGACACTATCATTCTTCGGAGCGTCGAGCCCGCCACTGTCTCCGactttgatcatcatgatgtCATCGGTGGGAGCGAAACATCGACGCCGGCATCGACATCGAGATCGCCGACCATTCGCCGGAGCTCCTCCCATCGACTCCGTCAGTTCTCACAGGAATTAAAAGCGGAGGCGGTGGCGCGGGCGAAGCACTTCTCGCAGGAGCTGAAAGCGGAGCTGCGGCGCTTCTCGTGGAGCCACGGACATGCATCTCGCACGCTTTCATCGTCGTCCGCATCGACACCGCAGCCGGATGCACGGTTGGCTGCTCGGGCGCTCCGTAGGCAGCGAGCTCAGCTGGATCGGACGCGATCTGGCGCACAAAGGGCACTTCGAGGGCTGAGATTCATCAGCAGAACTACAGCCAACGGTCCGGATGTAGATTCTTGGAAAGAGATCCAATGCAACTTCAATAAGCTAGCAAAGGACGGTTTCCTTCACCGCGCAGATTTTGCACAATGCATAG GGATGAAGGATTCAAAGGAATTCGCATTGGAACTGTTCGATGCATTGAGTCGGAGGAGAAGGTTAAAGGTGGAGAAGATCAGCAAAgacgagcttcaggagttttggTTGCAGATTACTGATCAGAGCTTCGATTCTCGCCTTCAAATTTTCTTCGACAT GGTTGACAAAAATGAAGATGGACGCATAACAGAAGCCGAAGTGAAAGAG ATAATCATGTTGAGTGCTTCCGCAAATAAACTGTCGAGACTGAAAGAGCAGGCAGAGGAATATGCAGCACTTATTATGGAGGAGTTGGATCCAGAAGGGCTTGGCTACATCGAG CTGTGGCAGCTGGAGACGCTGCTGTTGCAGAAGGACACATACCTCAACTACAGCCAGGCGCTGAGCTACACGAGCCAGGCATTGAGTCAAAACCTGCAGGGTCTAAGCAAGAGGAGCCGGATTGGCAAGGTTAGTAGCAAAGTGGGGTATTACCTGGAGGAGAACTGGCAGAGGCTGTGGGTTTTGTCTCTATGGATTGCCATAATGGTGGGCCTTTTCCTTTGGAAGTTCTTTCAGTACAAGAACAAGGCCGCTTTCCATGTCATGGGTTACTGCCTCCTAACGGCTAAGGGCGCGGCCGAGACCCTCAAATTCAACATGGCCCTCGTCCTTCTCCCCGTTTGCCGAAACACTATCACCTGGCTTCGTTCcacttccctctctttcttcgtCCCCTTTGATGATAACATCAACTTCCACAAGACTATTGCCGCTGCCATCGTTGTCGGGGTCATCCTTCATGCCGGTAATCACCTCGCCTGCGACTTCCCACgcctcctctcctctcctcctaGCGACTACCGCCTCGTCCAGAACGACTTCGGCCGTGACAAGCCTACCTATCTGGCCCTTATCCGGGGACCCGAAGGCGTTACCGGAATCCTCATGGTCATCTGCATGGCTATCGCTTTCACCCTTGCCACCCATTGGTTCCGTCGCAGCCTCGTGAGGCTCCCCAGGCCCTTCAACCGCCTTACTGGCTTCAACGCTTTCTGGTACTCCCACCACCTCTTCGTCATTGTCTACATCTTGCTCATCATCCATGGTGTATTCCTCTACCTCGTCCACAGATGGTACCTCAAGACG ACTTGGATGTATCTTGCCGTCCCTGTTCTTCTGTATGCAGGAGAGAGGACACTGAGGGCTTTTAGGTCTGGTTATTTCTCTGTCCGGCTTTTGAAG gcAGCTATATATCCAGGTAATGTCCTGACTCTGCAAATGTCAAAGCCTGCTGCTTTCCGCTACAAGAGCGGGCAGTACATGTTTGTTCAGTGCCCTGCAGTTTCCCCATTCGAATG GCACCCATTCTCAATTACTTCAGCTCCGGGAGATGATTACCTGAGCATCCACATCCGGCAGCTGGGTGATTGGACACAAGAGCTCAAAAGGGTATTCTCTGAGGTATGTGAGCCTCCAGTAGGAGGTAAAAGTGGGCTTCTAAGAGCTGATGAAACCACCAAGAAAAG TTTGCCAAAGCTCTTGATAGATGGGCCTTATGGAGCTCCTGCTCAGGATTATCGTAAATATGATGTCTTGTTACTCGTTGGATTAGGAATAGGAGCAACGCCTTTCATCAGTATATTGAAAGATTTGCTCAACAATATCATAAAAATGGAAGAGCAAGCT GATTCCAACTCGGATTTTAGCCGGGCAACTGATTCGTGTGCTGGAACAAGCGATTCGACCTCTGTTAATAAGATGTCTCCGAAACGGAAGAAACCTTTAAAGACAACCAATGCCTATTTCTACTGGGTGACCCGGGAACAAGGTTCCTTTGACTGGTTCAAGGGTGTCATGAATGAAGTTGCTGATCTTGATCACAGG GGTGTAATTGAGATGCACAACTACTTGACAAGCGTGTATGAGGAAGGGGATGCTCGCTCAGCTCTCATTGCCATGGTCCAAGCACTCAACCACGCCAAGAATGGTGTAGACATTGTTTCTGGCACCAGG GTGCGGACGCATTTTGCGAGGCCCAACTGGAAGAAGGTCTTCTCAAGAACATGTTCTAAACACCCAAATGCTAAGATCG GAGTGTTCTACTGTGGTGCACCCGTCTTGGCTAAAGAACTGAGCAAGCTCTGCCATGAATACAACCAGAATGGTTCCACCAAGTTTGAATTCCACAAGGAGCATTTCTGA
- the LOC131245033 gene encoding late embryogenesis abundant protein At1g64065-like, translated as MGEMDQVRPLAPASDRMNSDEEDGKKRPSPKKLQKRRCIICCGCCAATTLILAIVILVLALTVFRVRDPDMTLNSIIIDRMKFNKETTSNPSINMTLKADVSIKNPNIASFKFGNSTTLIYYRGTSVGQAYTPAGKASAKRTLQMNVTIDVLADRLIGDMDLYKDLISGSLQVNSHTKIGGRVNLLNIFKRHVDVEMNCNITVSLNNNAISDQKCKRSVKL; from the coding sequence ATGGGCGAAATGGATCAAGTAAGACCGCTGGCACCAGCTTCCGATCGAATGAATAGCGACGAGGAGGATGGGAAGAAGCGACCATCACCCAAAAAGCTCCAAAAGCGTCGTTGCATTATCTGCTGTGGTTGCTGCGCAGCGACAACACTAATTCTTGCCATAGTAATCCTTGTGTTGGCTCTCACTGTTTTCAGAGTCAGAGACCCTGATATGACATTGAATTCCATTATCATCGATAGGATGAAATTCAACAAAGAAACtacatcaaatccatccatcaacATGACACTTAAGGCTGATGTCTCCATAAAGAACCCCAACATCGCTTCCTTCAAATTCGGCAACAGCACCACCCTTATCTATTACCGTGGCACGTCAGTAGGCCAGGCCTACACTCCTGCTGGGAAGGCATCGGCAAAGCGCACGCTACAGATGAATGTTACGATTGATGTGCTCGCAGACCGGCTGATAGGGGACATGGACCTCTATAAAGATCTCATCTCAGGATCTCTCCAAGTAAATAGCCACACGAAGATCGGCGGGAGGGTGAATTTACTAAACATATTTAAGCGTCATGTTGATGTTGAGATGAATTGCAACATAACTGTGTCATTGAATAACAATGCAATCTCTGATCAAAAGTGTAAGCGAAGTGTAAAACTCTAA